A genome region from Acidobacteriota bacterium includes the following:
- a CDS encoding MFS transporter produces the protein MSTQASAFTALKHRNFRLLWIGQVISLSGSMMQTAAILWHVSLLAPAGHKGLALGMVGLVRFLPIVLFSMVSGVVADVYDRRRVMLITQSVMAVLAFVLGLLAWTGLQSLWPIYLLAGLTAIAGSFDSPSRQALVPNLVPRGDLPNAISLNTIMFQIAAVAGGPAFAGAMLLGDIAWAYWLNAISFLFVMAALLMMREVQGRGTRDRLERPELTVRAAMDGLRFVFAQPLIRSSMLLDFFATFFASANSLLPIFAQDILVVGAHGYGWLYAAQSVGALVASAAMVPLVDRIDRRGSVMLWSVAAFGMATVAFGLTRSFWVMFACLALSGVADTVSMVFRNVIRQMETPDYMRGRMVGVNMVFFMGGPQLGEVEAGVVANLFSAPFSVVTGGIGCVVATAWIAARTPSLRRYRRGPARTA, from the coding sequence GTGAGTACCCAGGCGTCCGCGTTCACCGCGCTCAAGCATCGCAATTTCCGGTTGCTGTGGATCGGGCAGGTCATTTCCCTGTCCGGTTCGATGATGCAGACGGCGGCCATTCTCTGGCACGTCTCGCTGCTGGCGCCGGCCGGTCACAAGGGGCTGGCGCTCGGCATGGTCGGGCTGGTCCGGTTCCTGCCGATCGTGCTGTTCTCGATGGTGAGCGGCGTCGTGGCCGACGTCTACGATCGGCGCCGCGTCATGCTGATCACCCAGAGCGTGATGGCGGTGCTCGCGTTCGTCCTCGGCCTCCTGGCCTGGACCGGGCTCCAGAGCCTCTGGCCGATCTACCTGCTGGCCGGCCTGACGGCGATTGCGGGGTCGTTCGACAGCCCGTCGCGACAGGCGCTGGTGCCGAACCTCGTGCCTCGCGGCGATCTGCCGAACGCGATCAGCCTGAATACGATCATGTTCCAGATTGCGGCGGTCGCCGGCGGCCCCGCGTTTGCCGGCGCCATGCTCCTCGGGGACATCGCGTGGGCGTACTGGCTGAACGCGATCTCGTTTCTCTTTGTCATGGCCGCGCTGCTGATGATGCGCGAGGTCCAGGGCCGCGGCACGCGCGACAGATTGGAGCGGCCGGAGTTGACCGTGCGGGCGGCGATGGACGGTCTCCGATTCGTCTTCGCGCAACCGCTCATTCGGTCGTCGATGCTGCTGGACTTCTTCGCCACCTTTTTCGCATCGGCCAACTCCCTGCTGCCGATCTTCGCGCAGGACATCCTGGTCGTCGGGGCACACGGCTACGGCTGGCTCTATGCCGCCCAGTCGGTGGGGGCGCTCGTCGCGAGTGCGGCCATGGTCCCGCTGGTCGACCGGATCGATCGGCGCGGCAGCGTGATGTTGTGGTCGGTGGCGGCCTTCGGGATGGCGACCGTCGCCTTCGGGCTGACGCGGTCCTTCTGGGTGATGTTCGCCTGCCTCGCCCTGTCCGGCGTCGCCGACACGGTGAGCATGGTGTTCCGGAATGTGATCCGACAGATGGAGACGCCCGACTACATGCGCGGCCGGATGGTCGGGGTCAACATGGTGTTCTTCATGGGCGGCCCGCAGCTCGGCGAGGTCGAGGCCGGCGTCGTCGCCAACCTGTTCAGTGCACCCTTCTCAGTGGTCACCGGTGGCATCGGGTGCGTGGTGGCGACGGCGTGGATAGCGGCGCGGACACCATCGCTGCGCCGCTACCGGCGCGGGCCCGCGCGAACGGCGTGA
- the ahcY gene encoding adenosylhomocysteinase, which yields MSVAVEKTHPFAAAVKAGRPAFKVADLNLAEWGRKEIRLAEQEMPGLMKVRERYQGRKPLAGSRITGSLHMTIQTAVLIETLAELGADVRWASCNIFSTQDHAAAAVAVGRPETGGTAADPKGIPVFAWKGESLDQYWWCTREALLWPDGSGPTQIVDDGGDATLLVHKAAEFEKAGAVPAFKPHEDPEEWGVILKLIREELSQAKGRWTAVAAGIRGVSEETTTGVHRLYQMVEAGTLLFPAINVNDSVTKSKFDNIYGCRHSLPDGLMRASDVMLGGKLAVVCGYGEVGKGCAQALRGQGARVIVTEIDPICALQAAMEGYQIATVEDVVGKADIFITATGNYNVLTAEHMSQMKDKAIVGNIGHFDNEIDMAGLKKIPGIACINIKPQYDEWRFPDGHSVMVLAEGRLLNLGCATGHPSFVMSASFSNQVLAQLELHLHNEQYEKKVYMLPKHLDEEVARLHLPHLGVHLTELTREQSEYLGVPVDGPYKPAHYRY from the coding sequence ATGAGTGTGGCCGTTGAAAAGACTCATCCATTCGCCGCGGCAGTGAAGGCGGGCAGGCCGGCCTTCAAGGTGGCCGATCTCAATCTGGCCGAATGGGGCCGGAAGGAAATCCGGCTGGCTGAGCAGGAGATGCCCGGCCTGATGAAGGTCCGTGAGCGCTACCAGGGGCGGAAGCCGCTGGCCGGTTCGCGCATCACCGGCAGCTTGCACATGACGATTCAGACGGCGGTGCTGATCGAGACGCTCGCCGAGCTCGGCGCGGACGTGCGTTGGGCGTCGTGCAACATCTTTTCGACGCAGGACCACGCGGCGGCGGCGGTGGCCGTTGGACGGCCGGAGACGGGCGGCACGGCGGCCGACCCGAAGGGCATCCCGGTGTTTGCGTGGAAGGGTGAATCGCTCGACCAGTACTGGTGGTGCACGCGAGAGGCGCTGCTCTGGCCTGATGGCAGCGGCCCGACGCAGATTGTAGACGATGGCGGCGATGCGACACTGCTGGTGCACAAGGCGGCCGAGTTCGAGAAGGCCGGCGCGGTTCCCGCGTTCAAGCCGCACGAGGATCCCGAGGAGTGGGGCGTCATCCTGAAGCTCATCCGCGAGGAACTGAGTCAGGCCAAGGGGCGATGGACGGCGGTTGCGGCCGGTATCCGCGGCGTGAGTGAGGAGACCACCACCGGGGTGCACCGGCTGTACCAGATGGTGGAGGCCGGCACGCTGTTGTTCCCGGCGATCAACGTGAACGACTCGGTGACCAAGAGCAAGTTCGACAACATCTACGGGTGCCGGCATTCGCTGCCCGATGGCCTGATGCGCGCAAGCGACGTCATGCTCGGCGGCAAGCTGGCCGTGGTTTGCGGCTATGGGGAAGTGGGCAAGGGCTGCGCCCAGGCCCTGCGCGGCCAGGGCGCGCGCGTGATCGTGACCGAGATCGATCCGATCTGCGCGCTGCAGGCGGCGATGGAGGGCTACCAGATCGCCACCGTCGAGGATGTCGTCGGCAAGGCCGACATCTTCATTACGGCGACTGGCAACTACAACGTCCTGACCGCCGAGCACATGTCGCAGATGAAGGACAAGGCGATTGTCGGCAACATCGGCCACTTCGACAATGAAATCGACATGGCGGGGCTGAAGAAGATCCCCGGCATCGCGTGCATCAACATCAAGCCGCAGTACGACGAGTGGCGCTTCCCGGATGGGCACAGCGTAATGGTGCTGGCCGAGGGGCGGCTGCTGAACCTCGGCTGCGCCACCGGCCATCCGAGCTTCGTCATGTCGGCGTCGTTCTCGAACCAGGTGCTCGCGCAGCTCGAGCTGCACCTGCACAACGAGCAGTATGAGAAGAAGGTCTACATGCTGCCGAAGCACCTGGACGAAGAGGTCGCGCGGTTGCACCTGCCGCATCTGGGTGTCCACCTCACGGAACTGACCAGGGAGCAGTCGGAGTACCTTGGCGTGCCGGTCGATGGGCCGTACAAGCCGGCGCACTATCGGTACTGA
- a CDS encoding VWA domain-containing protein, whose translation MSNQAHVPRRSTTRRIALSVAVALVLAGAQAQGTGGQKPIDPQAPVFRSGVELVTVDVTVVDRDGNPVKGLRPGQFEVTLDGKARRVVSAELLEFVTSAKPSGPGPTLPARPLFSSNENPPEPAVPGRLIFIAVDQGSFRTFAAHGAMEAARKFIDRLRPSDRVGLIAFPPPGPLVEASENHSATRAATEKIMGMADPLRSMSGSVQVSLSEAIDIRGSDDFALRNVMARECALLTGSALAQCKQQIMTEAAGIGMAAELQSSRSIGGLQGVIRALAQIRERKILVLVSGGLPVSDRIGGDIQNAGAISTLGREAAAANLSLYVLHMDSTFLDAFSASNGRAAGVDGSLWREMGMMSIGLEIVAGSGGGSLHRVVGGADVAFDRVLRETAAAYVLGVEPAESDRDGKSHRIKVKVNAPGVEVHSRTEVLLPRVAASAATPDDALGEILRARRLATGLPVRVTTHTMAQESGAGLRVFISAEIGEGLSGPVDMHVAYVVTDATGRSSSVIAQKSPLTPRATSRIGSASFFADAVFKPGYYVLRLAAVDPAGRAGSVDHPFTVGLTEGDGVRIGDLLLLDPLRTKEEGVAVVTDGQLWGQSVEAYVEFVPKSGQLAPSSVTFGIADRPGAQPLVSFVVPASKKDPSSPWSAGGHLDLSILPPGDYTAVATITDGTRRLGSIEHPLRIEPRAPVPAVSGGAGALAPRVRFSAGESGSLVRAFARADVLRGEALGFFLSRLRAADASAAGSAAVEAASAALREGKFDEALSALAGADQSRLSASFLRGLALFGNGELEPAAAQFRASMRLSPDFLPAAFYLGACYAAGGHDREAVGAWQTALITEADARIVYDVLADALLRLREGEQATSILTEAREKWADDDSLVPRLAVSQVLLDRGREALALIEPYIERHGTDVDAIFLAIRLMYDVHSAGGQIKTPAEDAAAARKYATLYAAAGGANAPLVNRWVQFIARTR comes from the coding sequence GTGAGCAATCAGGCGCACGTACCGCGGCGGTCCACGACCAGGCGAATCGCACTTTCTGTAGCAGTCGCGCTCGTCCTGGCCGGTGCCCAGGCACAGGGGACCGGCGGGCAGAAGCCGATCGACCCCCAGGCGCCGGTCTTCAGGTCGGGCGTGGAACTGGTGACGGTCGATGTGACCGTCGTCGACCGCGACGGCAATCCGGTCAAGGGCCTGAGGCCAGGTCAGTTCGAGGTGACGCTCGACGGCAAGGCTCGCCGCGTCGTGTCGGCTGAACTGCTCGAGTTCGTGACGTCTGCCAAGCCGTCCGGACCTGGGCCGACGTTGCCAGCCCGGCCGTTGTTCAGCTCGAACGAGAATCCCCCGGAGCCGGCAGTGCCGGGACGGTTGATCTTCATTGCGGTCGACCAGGGCAGCTTTCGCACCTTCGCTGCACATGGCGCGATGGAGGCGGCCCGGAAGTTCATCGATCGACTACGGCCGTCAGATCGGGTTGGTCTCATCGCGTTCCCGCCGCCAGGTCCACTGGTCGAGGCGTCCGAGAACCACTCCGCCACGCGCGCCGCGACAGAGAAGATCATGGGGATGGCCGACCCGTTGAGATCGATGAGCGGATCGGTCCAGGTCAGTCTGTCCGAAGCGATTGACATCCGCGGGAGCGACGACTTCGCGCTCAGAAACGTGATGGCGAGGGAGTGCGCCCTGCTGACCGGATCAGCACTCGCGCAGTGCAAGCAGCAAATCATGACGGAGGCGGCCGGCATCGGCATGGCGGCGGAGCTGCAGTCGAGCAGGAGCATCGGAGGTTTGCAGGGAGTGATCCGAGCGCTCGCTCAGATCCGCGAGCGGAAAATTCTCGTCCTGGTCAGCGGTGGCCTCCCGGTCTCGGATCGGATCGGCGGTGACATCCAGAACGCTGGTGCGATCTCCACGCTTGGGCGCGAGGCAGCAGCGGCCAACCTCAGCCTCTACGTGCTGCATATGGACTCGACATTTCTCGACGCGTTCTCTGCGTCGAATGGGCGTGCGGCCGGGGTTGACGGGAGTCTGTGGCGTGAGATGGGCATGATGAGCATCGGCCTCGAGATCGTCGCCGGGTCCGGCGGCGGATCGCTGCACCGAGTGGTGGGGGGCGCGGACGTCGCGTTTGACCGGGTGCTGCGAGAAACTGCGGCCGCGTATGTGCTGGGCGTGGAGCCGGCCGAAAGCGATCGCGACGGGAAGTCCCATCGCATCAAAGTCAAGGTCAATGCGCCTGGCGTCGAGGTGCACAGCCGAACCGAAGTGCTGCTGCCGCGGGTGGCCGCCAGCGCCGCCACGCCCGACGACGCGCTCGGCGAGATCCTGCGTGCGCGGCGGCTGGCGACGGGGCTGCCTGTCCGCGTGACCACGCACACGATGGCGCAGGAATCCGGTGCTGGCCTTCGGGTGTTCATCAGTGCCGAGATTGGCGAAGGGCTCAGCGGGCCTGTCGATATGCACGTCGCGTACGTCGTCACGGATGCGACCGGGCGAAGTTCGAGCGTGATTGCGCAGAAGTCCCCGCTCACACCGCGGGCGACGAGCAGAATCGGATCGGCGTCGTTCTTCGCTGATGCCGTGTTCAAGCCGGGCTACTACGTGCTTCGCCTTGCGGCGGTCGATCCGGCGGGGCGGGCGGGGAGCGTTGATCATCCCTTCACGGTCGGTCTGACCGAGGGCGACGGCGTGCGCATCGGGGACCTGCTGCTGTTGGATCCGCTGCGGACCAAGGAAGAGGGCGTCGCGGTGGTGACCGACGGCCAGCTCTGGGGACAGAGTGTGGAAGCGTACGTCGAGTTTGTCCCCAAATCCGGCCAACTGGCACCGAGCAGTGTCACATTTGGCATTGCCGATCGGCCCGGTGCCCAGCCCCTCGTGTCGTTCGTGGTTCCCGCTTCGAAGAAGGACCCGTCATCGCCATGGAGCGCCGGCGGCCACCTCGATCTGAGCATCCTGCCGCCGGGAGACTACACCGCGGTCGCGACGATCACCGACGGGACGCGCCGGCTTGGCAGTATCGAACATCCGCTTCGGATAGAGCCTCGCGCCCCCGTGCCGGCGGTCTCTGGAGGTGCCGGCGCTCTGGCGCCCAGAGTGCGCTTCTCGGCCGGCGAATCCGGAAGCCTGGTTCGGGCGTTCGCACGCGCGGACGTTCTGCGGGGGGAGGCGCTCGGCTTCTTCCTGTCACGTCTGCGCGCTGCCGATGCGTCCGCGGCCGGGTCTGCCGCCGTCGAGGCGGCGTCGGCCGCGCTTCGGGAAGGGAAGTTCGATGAGGCGCTATCGGCCCTGGCCGGCGCCGACCAGTCCAGGCTATCCGCGTCGTTTCTGAGGGGACTCGCCCTGTTTGGCAACGGCGAGCTCGAGCCGGCGGCCGCCCAGTTCCGCGCGTCGATGCGGCTCTCGCCCGACTTCCTGCCAGCCGCGTTCTACCTGGGAGCCTGCTACGCGGCAGGCGGGCACGATCGCGAAGCGGTCGGCGCGTGGCAGACAGCGCTCATCACCGAGGCGGACGCGCGCATCGTCTACGACGTGCTGGCCGACGCGCTGTTGCGGTTGCGCGAGGGCGAGCAGGCGACGAGCATCCTGACGGAGGCTCGCGAGAAGTGGGCCGACGACGACTCGCTCGTGCCGAGGCTCGCGGTTTCGCAGGTCTTGCTCGACCGCGGACGGGAGGCGCTCGCGCTGATCGAACCCTACATCGAGCGCCACGGGACGGACGTCGACGCGATCTTCCTCGCCATTCGTTTGATGTACGACGTCCACTCCGCCGGAGGCCAGATCAAGACGCCCGCCGAAGACGCGGCCGCCGCGCGGAAGTACGCCACGCTGTACGCGGCAGCTGGCGGCGCGAACGCCCCGCTCGTCAATCGATGGGTACAGTTCATCGCGAGAACCCGGTGA
- a CDS encoding VWA domain-containing protein yields the protein MLAGVPVALGAGVSGHQTPAAPPAEPVIVFESPQDNGYASGTSPLRIRVEPRATDVKSVSLFADGQLVCTLVRPPFECSWDAGTQVSEHTLRATVQLASGRRIARSIRTKGEAYTETVDVDVVQVTATVTDDEGRFVRGLKRDAFAVYEDSVQQTITSFQAENIPLEIIVGVDVSGSMVAAMPTVKSAVKKFLSALRPADRVTVLGFNDNVFTLARPTVDLATRMKAIDRLAPWGGTALYDVVVQAIDQLGKQTGRRALVVFTDGEDLNSHTPLEVAERRLEASDVTLYPIGQGRAPKMQELRTVLEQLARKSGGRAFFKNLDQLDDVFSAIVDELSNQYLLGFVPKIGARDGRWRALRVEVPKRDVKIRTRQGYRMVAK from the coding sequence GTGCTGGCAGGGGTGCCTGTGGCGCTCGGCGCCGGCGTGTCTGGTCACCAGACTCCGGCTGCTCCGCCAGCCGAACCCGTCATCGTGTTTGAGTCTCCCCAGGACAACGGCTATGCGAGTGGCACGAGCCCGCTGCGGATTCGAGTGGAGCCGCGGGCGACCGACGTCAAGTCGGTCAGTCTATTTGCAGACGGCCAACTGGTCTGCACGCTCGTGCGGCCGCCGTTCGAATGCTCGTGGGACGCGGGCACTCAGGTGTCCGAACATACGCTTCGTGCCACCGTGCAACTGGCGAGCGGCCGGCGGATCGCGCGGAGCATCCGCACGAAGGGGGAAGCCTACACCGAAACGGTGGATGTCGACGTCGTGCAGGTGACTGCCACGGTGACCGACGATGAGGGACGCTTTGTGCGCGGACTGAAGCGGGATGCCTTCGCCGTCTACGAGGATAGCGTCCAGCAGACCATCACCAGCTTCCAGGCGGAGAACATCCCGCTGGAGATCATCGTCGGTGTCGACGTGAGCGGCAGCATGGTCGCGGCGATGCCGACGGTGAAATCAGCCGTCAAGAAGTTTCTGTCGGCCCTGAGGCCCGCGGATCGGGTGACGGTGCTTGGCTTCAACGACAATGTGTTCACGCTGGCCAGACCGACCGTCGACCTGGCGACACGTATGAAGGCCATCGACCGCCTGGCGCCGTGGGGCGGAACCGCGCTGTACGACGTGGTGGTGCAGGCAATCGACCAGCTCGGCAAACAGACCGGGCGCCGCGCGCTGGTCGTCTTTACCGACGGCGAGGATCTCAACAGCCACACACCGCTGGAGGTCGCCGAACGGCGGCTCGAGGCGAGCGACGTGACGCTCTACCCGATCGGTCAGGGCCGAGCGCCGAAGATGCAGGAACTGCGAACGGTGCTCGAGCAACTCGCGAGGAAGAGCGGCGGCCGGGCGTTCTTCAAGAATCTCGATCAGCTCGACGACGTGTTCTCGGCGATTGTGGATGAACTGTCAAATCAGTACCTCCTGGGCTTCGTCCCGAAGATCGGCGCCCGCGATGGCCGGTGGCGCGCGCTGAGGGTGGAGGTGCCGAAGCGCGACGTCAAGATTCGCACCCGGCAGGGTTATCGAATGGTGGCCAAGTGA
- the pepF gene encoding oligoendopeptidase F, with translation MRPQTRDRAAIPDSVKWDLRPIFASWEDWQEAYARLEGDVDAFAQRRGSLGVGAASLMAAYRSVDALGTLAYRVSSFPALRHDEDQRDNQVSARHQQVQILMSKWQQATSWFSPELLAIPIETVRGWMETDADLARYRFAIENVYRQQEHVLDEGGERLLSLAGRLEGAPSDAYSALSTADARFPDITLDDGRTVTVSYGEYRSILETSRVQADRAAAFTAYLGTFHAARNTYAALYNGVCQRDWFQARARGYRSTLEAALHGNNIPPAVVNTLITVAREHTQGLRRYHRLRKRTLGLDRYFTYDTTVPLVAFARAYDYDEARAWVVGAVAPLGEAYQDEVRRSFDARCIDVYENEGKRSGAYSAPVYGVHPYMLLNHNDTLDAVFTLAHEMGHSIHTVLAHRHQPFVYSDYTIFVAEVPSTLNEALLLEYLLARSADPSERVVLLQHAIDSIAGTFFMQALFADYELRAHALVEQDHPITADVLCDIYSHLMTDYFGDTFDDEPLVQATWARVPHFFGSPYYVYQYATCFASAAHLVQGIVGGEGARREAAVARYLDLLKAGGSGYPMDQLREAGVDLSRPETVRAVIVQFEHLVDRLERELAALDRIN, from the coding sequence CTGAGACCGCAAACCCGTGACCGTGCGGCGATCCCGGACAGCGTCAAGTGGGATCTGCGGCCAATCTTCGCTTCGTGGGAAGACTGGCAGGAGGCTTACGCGCGCCTCGAGGGTGACGTCGACGCGTTCGCTCAGCGTCGAGGATCGCTCGGAGTGGGGGCCGCGTCGCTGATGGCCGCGTACCGGTCCGTTGATGCCCTCGGCACGCTGGCGTACCGCGTCTCGTCGTTTCCCGCCCTTCGCCACGACGAGGATCAGCGCGACAACCAGGTCAGCGCCCGCCACCAGCAGGTTCAGATCCTCATGTCGAAGTGGCAGCAGGCCACGTCGTGGTTCAGTCCCGAACTGCTGGCCATCCCCATCGAGACCGTGCGGGGGTGGATGGAGACCGACGCCGATCTGGCGCGCTACCGCTTCGCGATCGAGAACGTGTACCGGCAGCAGGAGCACGTGCTCGACGAAGGCGGCGAGCGACTGCTGTCGCTGGCCGGGAGGCTCGAAGGCGCGCCGTCCGACGCATACTCGGCGCTGTCGACCGCGGACGCGAGGTTCCCCGACATCACGCTCGATGACGGCCGCACGGTGACGGTGTCGTACGGCGAGTATCGATCGATTCTCGAGACGTCCCGGGTGCAGGCCGATCGGGCCGCGGCGTTCACGGCCTACCTCGGCACGTTCCATGCGGCGCGCAATACCTACGCCGCGCTGTACAACGGCGTCTGCCAGCGGGACTGGTTCCAGGCGCGGGCGCGCGGCTATCGGTCGACACTGGAGGCGGCGCTCCACGGCAACAACATTCCGCCCGCAGTGGTGAACACCTTGATCACCGTTGCGCGGGAGCACACGCAGGGGTTGCGCCGGTACCACCGCCTGCGCAAGCGCACACTCGGACTCGACCGGTACTTCACCTACGACACCACCGTGCCGCTCGTCGCATTTGCGCGCGCCTACGACTACGACGAAGCACGGGCCTGGGTCGTCGGGGCGGTCGCGCCGCTCGGTGAGGCCTACCAGGACGAAGTGCGGCGCAGCTTCGACGCGCGCTGCATAGATGTCTACGAGAACGAGGGCAAGCGCAGCGGGGCGTACTCGGCGCCGGTCTACGGCGTGCATCCGTACATGCTGTTGAACCACAACGACACCCTCGATGCCGTCTTCACGCTGGCGCACGAGATGGGACACAGCATCCACACCGTGCTCGCGCATCGGCACCAGCCGTTCGTCTACTCGGACTACACGATATTCGTCGCCGAGGTGCCGTCCACGCTGAACGAGGCGCTGCTGCTGGAGTACCTCCTGGCGCGAAGCGCGGACCCGAGCGAGCGCGTCGTGCTGCTGCAGCACGCCATCGACAGCATCGCCGGGACCTTCTTCATGCAGGCGCTGTTCGCGGACTACGAACTCCGCGCGCACGCCCTGGTGGAGCAGGACCATCCGATCACGGCCGATGTCCTCTGCGACATCTACAGCCACTTGATGACCGACTACTTCGGCGACACGTTCGATGACGAGCCGCTGGTCCAGGCGACCTGGGCCCGCGTCCCGCACTTTTTCGGCAGCCCGTACTACGTCTACCAGTACGCCACCTGCTTCGCCTCGGCGGCGCACCTGGTGCAGGGCATCGTCGGCGGCGAGGGCGCTCGCCGCGAGGCGGCCGTCGCGCGCTATCTCGACCTGCTCAAGGCCGGCGGCAGCGGCTACCCGATGGATCAACTGCGCGAGGCGGGCGTCGACCTGAGCCGGCCGGAAACCGTCAGAGCCGTGATCGTCCAGTTCGAGCACCTGGTGGACCGGCTCGAGCGCGAACTCGCGGCGCTCGATCGGATCAACTGA